AAGCAAAGGGAGGGAAGGGAAACCACAAGCATGATACTATATGTGGGTAGGTCTGAAATAGCATACGTGGAAATTAGGCAAATCACTGCCagcaaaaatattattcaagcaACAGACCCCTACAAGACCTCCTTCCTCATCCTCCTATTCATACGTCTATCACAATTTTAATGACCTTAACCTGGTAGTTGACGAAAGAATGGAAGTGGAAACCACACgtataatttaaaataccttaTTCAGTTATGGCAAATAATCTTGTAAGAGAACActccaaaatctaaaacttcgACCTCACTAGAATCAGGTTTCTTACCACAGTAGTAAAGAGAACAACTGTGATGGTGCTGGTGATCATTATTGCATTCCCCAGCAATTGAGTATGCCCAGACCTAGCGAACTGCACACACATCATATTAAGACTTCATCACAGGTAATAACCACCACAAAAGAGCAATGTAATTTTATGACTACATATGGTAGTGACGGATACTCAACATTATCATTCACCCTCAAATGCAAAAACATTACACCAAGGAAAAATGCACCAAGAATCAAGGAAAACGCCATCCTCACCACCAGGACATACATAATTACGAGCAAGACAAGGTGGTGTGACTCATGTAGCCCATATAGACCCAGCATGAATACGGCTCCCAACTTAAATGTTGAGAGTGGAGCAGTAACAATGGTGATAAGTAGCAAAGTCAACTTGTCCCAATTTTACCTGATTATAAGCAAGTGCCACAGATACAGCACCTCGCATGAGTCCTGCCCACCAAATGGTCACCTGTTTGACTTATATTAATGAGTCATTAAGAATTACGGGAGATGAAAAGCTCAACACAAGATACCAAATATCTACCTGCTGCTTAAACCCAATTTTGTCATTCTGAGACTTCTTAGTTAGGTTGGATATAAAAGATAGGGGGAATATAAAAGCTGCCCGTCCAATCAGAACCAAGGCAAGCAATATTAGACTCACCCCAACCGATGTCCCAGGACTGTGAAAGCACAAATGTAGCTCAGATTACAAAAATGGCACACTCTTGCAACAAGCAACTTACATTGAAAATCATTGTGACAATGATAATATAACTTCAACCTTTCACAATCGTAAAAACAAGGGCAAGTGTAGGCAGGATGAGCATATCAATAATAACATATAAAGATAAACTGGGAAGATTAAGTTATTAGATTGTTCTTTTGGTGCTGGTAGACACTACCTCTTGCTTACTACTGTCCACTTTTCGATGTCCAAGGCGTCCATACCAACATATAGGAAGATGAAAATCTCTGAGACAAATGACAATGTTGCAAAAGCGTGCCTGCATAGAGGAAAAATAGGAAAGGGAAAACAGTTCATTCAACTGATGTAGGGAGGGGAAATTATTATGTGGAGGAAAGAGAGTCTGTTTCAATAGTTAACATACTTAGTTGTGACTCTTGAACATTCAGTCACATTATGCCATGTGTAGTGTGACATGACAATCCCGCAAAAGAACACAGTGAGAATACCACTTAGATAGAACAGCTGGAACACAAGTTTTAACATCAGCGTTAGAATGTTCAGTTGTGTgaaatccaattattaaatcTGAAACAAAAGCAATCGGAAGTTTCAGCTCAACATGTTAGAAAATCTCACTTCAGCCATCATGTATGAAAGGTAAGCCATTAGAATCATAAGGGCAACTTCACGATCAGTAGAGTGCCTGGAAAAAATTTGACGATATAAATCatactaaaaaacaaaagactaAGAGAATAGAAAACTgtattgttttctctttttagtAATCTTTCTCCATCATGTAAAGACTTAATACAACTTAAAagagtaaattattttttgcccTTTTCGAGAAGATGATCATTTTAGTGGAATGCTCGTGACAAAAATACGATTCTAAAAGCTTTATAGGCTGAAACATAATGGGCAATACTAGATAATTGCTATACATATAAAACCTTCAACACAACCACAACTCGATTAGCTGctttaaaaaattgttgtttaattttttaattgatcATAATAATCCATAGTTATAAACCAATTCCTTATTTGAATTGTATGTAGCCAAATATTAGCTCAGCATAATCtgaaacaaaaggaaattaagaagattaaaatccaaATTGAACAACACCTATCATATTTAGGTAAACTCTACATAACTTGTGAtcccccatatgataaggataaaggtaaatagtgtatgggatcccacgttgcttgggaatgagactTTCTTACTCTTTACAAGGTTCCAATGGAATTTCacttgtatcattgactagtccttttggcgTATAAGttatgtggcttgggccttccgttggggcgttacaaatggtatcaaagcaaaGTTTCTTCATCAAAGAATACCATAGAGCTTACATGTGAACTTTCGATACCATGATAAAAACAAACagaaaccaaaagaaaagaaacttgaTCGACATAATTAAAAACAGACAAAAAGGCAATTATTAGCTTTTATCTACCTGCCAAAGTACAATTTCCTTATTATGTACGCACTAAGCAATCCAACCTGCAAGTAGAAGATACAAAATGTCAATAGATAGGATTATGCtatatgcatacatgcatacatgcatctCATATGTCCTGCAAGCACCCCACCCCAAAACAACTGCatccacaaataaaacatttcttttgTCCCAAATGATATTGTTGCCCAGGAAAGCCTAGGGCAAAAGCAATTGGATATTACTTATTTAAGATGcgatttggataatgagatgagatgaaattatatgaaagttgaaagttgaataaaatattattagaatattattttttaatgttattattattttgagatttgaaaaagttgaattttttattatattttgtgtgaaaatttgaaaaagttgtaatgatgagataagataaaatgaaatactttcactatccaaacagggccttaaaTCTTCTAGGTGAGTAATGACATCGATTTAAGCCTCTTTTGGTTAtacaaatgaaataagatgaaagttgaataaaatattgttaaaatattttttttttaatattatttttgttttaggatttaaaaaagttgaattattttttatattttgtttaggagtttggaaaaattgtactaattttcttttttataagtaagaatctttattgaatCAAATGAAACTAGGGGAAgtccatgtacacaggaagtatacaaaatgagacacctaattacattctagaaagctgaaaagaaaacaaaaactcatgaacattccctccctttagTACAGTAGCAGAAAACACTGAAAAAGAGAAGACAAAGAAATTCCAGATTTTCCCCAACTGCTCACTCCTTGTTGTTAAAGCACCTgtcatttctttccatccataaacaccacattaagcacaaaggtatcATCCTCCATGCCGCTACCAGTTGAGAGCTATTATGATACCTATTCTGACATGCTAGTAGATCCACCACACTCTTAAACATAACCCAACTCAGCCCAACTCTACTAAAGGGCTCGTCTGgtgagtgagatgagattagaattttgtgaatagtagtaacaTAGTTTGTGAacagtagtgagatagtttgagttgagtattttttaggttttgggaatggagagagaaaaagttgaataaaaaatattataaaattaaaatattattagaatatagttttaaaatattatttttgtttgagaatttgaaaaagttgaattgttttttattttttatttaaaagtttggaaaagttgtaatgattagtttaaaaatatttgtatttaaattatttttgagaatgagatgatatgagaattttgggatgagatctatttccaaacatccctaAGAATGCCAACCCATAACTCCCTAGCCACCTCAATCccacaatgtaaaagtaaattattaattattagtcgattttccattcttcttacacataaaGTACCACTCTATAACAATCATATCATGTTTCCTAAGATTATCAACattcaaaatcttcccaagtaTAGCTGTCCATGTAAAAAAGGTAACTTTAGACGGCACAAAAAccctccaaatgctcttccacgaAAAAGAGATATATTGTTTGACCgtcaaaattgtaatgattagatgaaatgagatgagatgatttgcgaaaacaaaccaggccttaggttgtgtttggttgttgaaccaaactcaactcatctcaaactaattatttatgggatccactactttttcaacttcccataaaaaaggttaatctacttcatacatttcaacctaaaaagttaaacccatctcaatgagacccacaaaacactactattcacaactcaactcaactcgattcatctcaacatccaaacgtagccctAACTAGCCCACATGCAGGATGTTAATAAAAATTTCTTCTCACCTTATTCACAAGAGGATACTTCTTGAATTTATTAAGTACTATTGTTAAGTTTAAGGGTCTCAAGAGCACGAAGAACACAATTCATAATTCATGAAATTGAAGCAATAAGGCAATGCAAATAACCAGAGAATGAGCACACAGTACATTTGAGTGCATGCACACAAACCCACAAatgcagagagagagacgtAGGTTAGAAGGACTAACTCCTATCCCCAACACCGTGCTGGTgaagaataaatataagaagttGCCGATGAATTGCAAGGCAATGGTTGAGGTGATATGAGAAAGGTCAAATCTCTGGATTGCATTGAAAAGTACTACAGACGTGGCATCATTAACTACACCTTCTCCGAAGACTAGACTATACAGTAAAGGTGTCTCTTCCTGATTAAGAACCTGTCACATTAGATGGACATTTAGAAAAGAATTTGTTTCCTAGTCTTCCACAAATTTTTAACTATTGTTCGCAACTACTGCCTTCACAATATACTTTTACCTGTAATGTGCAAACAGAATCTGTAGCTGAAAGGATAGCTCCAAGTGCTACAAATAATGAAGTCAAATAATAATCATGGAAGAGTCAAGAGAATAAAACAATATAATAGATACCACGTTTTAACCTTAAGTAAAGATATAGCTTGCAGTGAGGCAGATACTTTTTTGCAGACAATCATAGGTATAGTATTGGGAACAGTGAGTGTCAGACACAgagccacagagagagagagagagccatgaACTTAAAGAGTCAAGCTTTCAAGGGGGttcaacaaaatatttgcaTGCAGGTCAGTATTCCAACCCAAAACATAAAGCAATGAGGTGTGCGGAGTCTTTTGCTGCCCCACCTTTAAAATTGTAATCAAAAGATCCCATACCAATAGAAAATGTGAAAGTTTAAATCAACATAACAAAGTGATAGAGATTACCAAGATAATCTCCAATCTCCAGGAAACCAATATCCAATTTTTTGAATAGTTGTAGTGAACCTGGATCAAGATTTCAAAAGCCAAGAACGTCAAAAAACATAGTTCTGAATAGGTACCAATAGGaccaaatataaaattacaaaccagaaccagaaccagaaccagaaccagttcctttttctttttcttgactAACTAgaattatttacttttcatttttggtggtagcttctctctttccatcCCAAGAATGGCGTGAATACTAACACTGTGATGATAAATGTGAACATGACATTGATATCCATCAAAAACATTCATGCACAAGTCCTACCCAGTATCATTTAAGTAGTCAACTtgaaaaaacataattttgcTGACAGCTCCAAAGCATTGCATGTATGTCTTGGGAGTAAATATcacaaacctttttttttataagtagtaaataTCACAAACCTTTGCGGATAACGTGCACAATACAGTTTTTCCCAAAAGAGGTTTATAACATATCAAATATCTTGAGTTTCGGAGCCTTTTACATACAACCTTGTAAAAAACAATTTTGTTGTTGATAAAGTGCAACCTCATAACTAGACAGAATAACATTACAGctgttttcttaaaataaaatccagCATCCAGCAGAGAATGTAACCCTATTACTTTCTAACAAAGAATATAAAGCTACCTATTGCGTCATGACCCAGAGGATTATGCATTACGATTAAATCGAATGCTTGAAACTGTTAGCACCGGAACCATTCCCATCGAATATTGTGTCCTAATGTTCAGATTCAtaagttacttataaaaaaacacttcCGATTCATAagttttttaaatcataatGACCACTAGAAAAGATCCACTACCCATCTAGGCATGACCCCAACTCAATCCAAGTAGGCTAAAACAAGTATGCCAAAGGTAGCTACTTCAAAATGTAGTAACAACTGATCCACAATTTTCTCATCCCTCTTACACATGCagcattaaataataattacaatatgTCACCTCCTAAGTTATCCAGTGTGAGTTTTCCCTAAAGCCACCACCCAAGCAAAGACAGCTGCTCTCAGTGGGGTTTTACTCTTCAAATGCTCTCCCATGGGAAATGCAACCGTTTGTGGGAATATAACAcatgataaaatgatttatgttCAAACACACCTGTCAGATGGGACCTACAACAGCTTTTATTCTCTCCCATATCTCACACTAGCTGGGTAAAACTGGGTAAAGAACGACACCGAAAAATTCATCTCCCAACCATGTGTTGCACTGAAAAATCCAACTCCCCAATAACTTTAACCATCTCAGAACTGCAAATTATCAACTACTGAAACATCTTTCACCCATGCAAAGAGACATGAAGAAGATAATCCTCTGTTTCACAACAGACTTAACATTATATAAGAGTGGTTTTCTATATATCAGGTACTTTCTAATGCTTCTATTGTAATATCAATTGCATAAAGAAATCTAGCAACAAGTTGTCTCTGATGTAGAACAGATTACAAAAAGATATATTGaggaaattgaaagaaataaagTTCAGAGGGATTCGTGCTGGAGCTAGGTTGATGTTAGGGTCGACCACCCTTCAGCTGGATTGATGCCAATATCAGTCATACTTCAGCTGGGTTTATGCAAATATCAGCAACCCTTCAACCATAGGTACATTAGTATAGAGGTTGACCACCACATTGACTACCATTCGACTgaacataattataattatattatgtttTGACGAGAGCCTGCATCCTACTGTTGAATACAAAACATGGTTTTCTTCATTGTGTTCTTTCTCTCCTTGTAGGGTGAAAGATCCCAAGAAAGGACATGTTCTTTTCTTGAACCAACTTCCACTTTATCAGTCTCCCTCATgtaatctttcttttttattttataataacagAAATATCTATACAATTAATGCAGTAACATATCACAGGGTGCTAtagtcaatttaaaaaaatagcagGCGGATCCTCATGCTAGTGTGCATAAACACTCTTTTAGTCAGTAAAATGCATGTATGTAAAACCCATATACCTATGTGTGCCTACATGCATATACTTGCACAAGAAGCAAAAGATCAGTCAGTTGTATAGCAATAAGCAATGCAACATCGTGTATTTAAGACTGCACGGTTACCATATTTAACTGATGTAAATTTAATTCTGAACATACCTAGCGTTATGATGAAGAAGGATATTAAAGTACCAACAGCACCAAACAAAATGATTGTagaaaaattttggaaaaaatgctTCTTTTTCATCTGAAAACTGAACAGAAAAAACATCTGATCAGAAACTAAgcatcaaaaaattattttaacataCTAAAGAACGTTCTTTAAGACAggaattgaaaatataatatgcCAACCCAACCACAATCCTctcacatcaataaaaattgACAATAATAAACACAGCACAGCAAAAGAGAACGGGCCTATCCAAAAACAGAAAGGAGAATATCAGCAGTCAGTTCAAGACGAAAGAAGCTAAGCTTTATGCTATCCCTGATTACAAACCGTGGTCCACAAGAACAGAgacaattgaagaaaaaaattaaaacaaatgcAAAGATGCTACTAGACTTCACATAAAAAGCAGATAAACAAAGAAATGAACCACTATTTCTAGTATCAAGAAAATGCGAGACAAGACTTGGATATAATACACTTAAATCTTCGAGCATATATTTCAGACCTAATGGAAATCATGAGCAATGCACTGAAGTAGCAACATTGAGATGTAATGAATAAAGCAAAAGGCATTAACTAAAAAGGTGAAGGTCGTAACGAAGAACAAAACTTACCCAGCATTAAATATAATAGGTGGAAGAAGATAAATAAAGAACAGTCCTTCATTAAATACTAAGACGTGAGAGCTTTTCCCCTGAGTACTTAGTAGAATTACAACTCCACAACAAAGGCCCTGCAACCAACCccgaaaagaaaattaaaataaaaaaggactGAGTTCCATAATGCTGCATAAAGTAGGGatgatttaagaaaatatatccaACCATAATTAAAAGTATAAGGCATATGCCTAATACCATATAAGGTAGAGAAACTCACAATCAGAAGGGCAGAAACTGATTCAGTCAGCCACCGACTCTTCTCTAGAAGATGCCCAATTATAATACAAGCACTAAGAAGCAATACAAATAAAGTTATAGCATCAACCGAGACTTCATCAGGTCCGGTCATTCCCAACCTCATCATAACAGACCCCAAAGTGAAACCCATGAAGCCACCTCAATCTCAAACGGGTCCAAGAAATCACTGTTCATTGACACAAAGATTTAAATGAATGTATATTAAAAGTGCACTGACATTTTTCTGCAACAAGTTAACAACAATTTCTTGTAAATATAAGATTATTCAAATCTTTGTAAGCTCTGCATCCAAGTTTTACTTTCAGGACAAAAACTTCAGATCACGGAATTAAAACAATGAAATTAAGGATGGATATCAaacttactttaaaaaaaaaaaaaaaaaaaaaaaggatggacATTAAAGAAAGTTTATCAAATTTTGTCTATTTACTAGATATTAGAAAGATAGGATTAAACAACCAAACAGAGTCCTCTAATTAAACATTCGAAGAGGGAGGGAAAAAACTTGCTTGAAACGTTAAAAACATCCGCTAAATCTTGGTTATCTTCAAGTGTACCgaaatatagaatttttcaatttaaaaagaaacgaaaaggaTTTTAAAAACTGCGGTTAACAGAATACATACCAACAATATTCAGCCTAAAACGAAGTTTGATTATTCGATTGGGAGTAGAACAAAGAAGCGCCGACCAGAAATCGTAAGCCTCGAATTCTTTTAcctttttacaaatttcatcgagtttctcagcaaccaaacaaaaaaaaaaggtacacaAGAAGTTCCACGTCACTGAAAACAAGACCACTAGTCAAAGCCAATTTATTCCTTCCATTACCTTTTACGCTAATCAATTTCAGtttgaagaaacaaaaacaacaaaacaatagAAAG
This genomic interval from Juglans microcarpa x Juglans regia isolate MS1-56 chromosome 4D, Jm3101_v1.0, whole genome shotgun sequence contains the following:
- the LOC121259280 gene encoding sodium/hydrogen exchanger 2-like translates to MGFTLGSVMMRLGMTGPDEVSVDAITLFVLLLSACIIIGHLLEKSRWLTESVSALLIGLCCGVVILLSTQGKSSHVLVFNEGLFFIYLLPPIIFNAGFQMKKKHFFQNFSTIILFGAVGTLISFFIITLGSLQLFKKLDIGFLEIGDYLALGAILSATDSVCTLQVLNQEETPLLYSLVFGEGVVNDATSVVLFNAIQRFDLSHITSTIALQFIGNFLYLFFTSTVLGIGVGLLSAYIIRKLYFGRHSTDREVALMILMAYLSYMMAELFYLSGILTVFFCGIVMSHYTWHNVTECSRVTTKHAFATLSFVSEIFIFLYVGMDALDIEKWTVVSKSPGTSVGVSLILLALVLIGRAAFIFPLSFISNLTKKSQNDKIGFKQQVTIWWAGLMRGAVSVALAYNQFARSGHTQLLGNAIMITSTITVVLFTTVVGGLLTKPLVRFLLPLQKHSGSTIISDFSSQKSLNLPLLIGQESEVAIGGTYIPQVPSLRMLLTTPTNTVHHYWRKFDDAVMRPVFGGRGFVPYAPGSPPELVVQ